Within the Granulicella sibirica genome, the region CTTGCCGTCGGGGCGGACGAGGACCTCCACCGGCAGGCCTGGCATGTCGAGCGTCTTGACGACTTTCATGGCTTGCAGATCGATGATGGCGACTTGTTTCGGATCGCGCAGGGCGATGATCAGGAAGCGGCCGTCTTTGGTCGAGGCGCTGCCATAGCCGGTGGCCGGCATCGGAATCCAGGTCTTGATCCTGTTGGTCGCGGTGTCGATGACGGCGAGTTGCGGCTTGGTCTGGTCGGAGGTGAAGACCATGCTTCCATCGCGTGAGATGGAGATACGCTGCGTGTTGCCCGAGATGGGAATGACGGTGATGGTCTTGTGTGAGACGAGATCGAGGACAGAGACATTGCCGGGGCCTACGTTCGCGGTGTAGGCGCGCTTGCCATCCTTGCTCACGACGAACATGTGCGACTCGTTCTGCGTGGTCGGGATGGTGAAGAGCGTCTTGTAGGTCTTTGGATCAAAGGCGGTGATGGCCTGGTCGAGCTCGGTGGTGACATAGAGGATCTTGCCGGTGGGATCGAAGACGGGCAGATGTGGACGGACACCGTGGGGGAAGTCGATGGTGTGGACGATCTTGCGCGAGGCGAGGTCGATGACCGCGATGCTCTGGCCGTCAGTGCCCGCCTTGCCTACGCCGGAGTTGCCGTAGATCGGGACGAAGGCGGTGCGGCCGTCGGGGCTGGCGGCAACTTCGTGGCCGGTGACGCCGCCGACGTCCACAGCGGCGACCTGCTGATTCGTCGCGACGTCGATGAGGCTCAGGCTGTGATCTTTCTGATTCGCAACGAGGAGGAGGGGCTTGGAGGCAGTCTGGGCAATCATGCAGGCAGGAAGAAGGATAGAGGCAGCGACGAGAAGCTTCGTGCGAATCATGGGGAGGAGGATAGCACCGGCGAATGGACTATGGCCAACCTGCTAAGGGTAGAGGCGGGTGCGAGTCCAGCCGCCGGCGGTGCGGGTGTAAAGCATGCGGTCGTGCAGGCGGTCAGGGCCGTCCTGCCAGAACTCGATGGCGCTTGGCTGCACGACGAATCCGCGCCAGTAGTCCGGACGCGGGATGATCTCTGGGAAACGGGCGGCGAGCGCCTCGGCTTCGCGTTCGAGGTGCTGACGACTGGCCAGTGGGTGGCTCTGGTTGGAGGCGACGGCGCCAATCTGGCTTCGGCGGGAGCGGCTGTGGAAGTACTCGTCCGAGTCTTCGGGCGAGAGCATCTCGACCGGGCCGTCGATACGGACCTGGCGCCGCTGCGTCTTCCAGTGAAAGCAGAGCGAGGCGTTTGGATTCGCCTCAAGTTCCTCGCCCTTGCGGCTCTCGGCATTGGTGTAGAAGGAGAAGCCTCGTTCATCAAGGCGCTTCATCAGCACCATGCGAACGCTTGGGTGGCCACTGAGCGTCGAGGTCGCTATGGCCATGGCGTTGGGGTCATTCGGTTCGGTCTTGCTGGCTGCGTCGAGCCACTGACGAAAGAGCGCGATGGGGTCGGTGGCGCTGGCCTCTGCCGGTTCGAAGATTCTTACGGGATGTTCAGAACTGGCTTGCTCGACGGTTTCCATGTTTCTGATTCCTCGACGGCTGCAACTCATTCAGGCTATGCGTCCGTTTGCGCTGCGAAACGTGGGATTTGCACTGCTTTTGGTGGGGTGAACGAAAGGCATAGCGTTCTTTTCAAGGGTGGATGCGGATGGCGTGGCCGATGAGGAGAAGCACCGGCGCGGCACCGACGTGCTCGTCTTGCAGGTCGGCGAGCGTGGTGGTGTGGGTCTGCTGATGGGGTGTCGAGACACGCGAGATGGCGGCGACAGGCGTGTCGGCAGCGATGCCGGATGCAATGAGGTCATCGGCGAGCGCGCGGAAGTGGCGGCCGGGCATGTAGAGGGCGAGCGTGGAGTCGTGGGGCAGGGATCCGGACCAGATAGGCGTAGCGTCGGTCTTGGCCGCGCTGTGGTGGCCCGTGGCGAGAATAAGGCGGCTGGCGGCGGCGCGGTCGGTGAGCGGTGTGCCGAGAGCAGCGGCGGCAGAGAAGGCGCTGGTGATGCCCGGGACTATTTCTACGGGGACGGCGGCGGCGCGGAGAGCCTCGAGCTCTTCGCCGGCGCGGCCGAAGACGAGGGGGTCGCCGGATTTCAGACGCAGAACGGACTCTCCGGCGCGTGCGGCGGCGATCATCATGGCGTGGATCTCTGGCTGGGTGACACGCGGCTTTCCGCAGCGCTTGCCGACGGAGGTGAGTGCGGCGGCGGGGTTGGCGAGCGCGAGGATCTCTTCCGAGACGAGGTCGTCGTGGAGGATCGTGCTCGCCGTTTCGAGGAGGCGCAAGGCGCGCACGGTCAGGAGAGACGGGTCGCCTGGGCCGGCTCCGGCGAGGTAGACGGTTCCTGCTCTTGCGATAAGGTCTGAGCTTCCGTTCACGACAGCTCAGGCTCTGCCGGCATGGGATTAGTGCGGGCGTGGGCGCGGGCCATCTGGCGGGAGGGGCAGCCGTCGAAGCCGCAGACATCGCGCTGGGCGAGTTGATGGAGGAGCAGTCGGCGCTCCTCGTTCAGAGGCTCGGCCTGGACCACTTCGCGGCGCAGGTTGCCGAGATCGTTGAGCCAGTCGCCAAGATCGAGCGGAAGCTGCGCGTTGAGCTCCTTGCGCAGCCGCTGGGCGAGTGCCGGGCTGGCACCGGCGGTCGAAATGGCGATCTGGAGGTCGCCGCGGCGGACCACGGAAGGGAAGTAGAAGTCGCAGAACGGCGGGTCGTCGACTGCGTTGCAGAGGATGTTGCTCTGCTCTGCTTCGGCGAAGACGGCGCGGTTGACGGCGGGGTTATCGGTCGCGGCGACGACGAGAAAGTTTCCGGCGAGGTCGCCCTGGGCGTACTCACGCGGGTGGTAGTGAATCTCGCCCGCTTCAGCCATGGCGAGGATGCGCTCGCGGGCGTTCGGCGCGATGACGGTGACGTGGGCGTTAGCGGCGCGGAGGCTTTCGATCTTCGACTCGGCAAGATTGCCCGCGCCGATGACGATGCATGGGCGCGCCGAGAGTTTGAGGAAGATCGGGAACAGGTCCATCGGATTATTTTACGAGGGTTCAAGCGTTCGCGTGAGGCACGCAGCACCGCGGTGCGCCCGGATGTGTCCGCGAGCGGGGAAGAGCGTTACAGTAAATAGATGACGAATTTGTCGCAGGTCGACCTGGTCGGCGTCGGACTGAATGCCACCGACACGGTGATCCCGCTCACGAAATACCCTGTAGTCGGTTCGAAGGTAGAGTATCGGAACGCCACGGTACACCCGGGCGGGCAGGTTGCGACCACGGTCGTCGCGTGCCAGAACTGGGGCATGAAGACCCGGTACGTTGGCAAGCTTGGAGACGATGATGCAGCACGTCTGCACCGGCATGAGTTTGAGCGGCTTGGCGTCGACGCGCGCATCACGACGGTTCCGGGCGGGTCGAGCGCGCAGTCGCTGATCCTGGTGGATGGCGAAGGAGAGCGGACGGTGCTCTGTCGCCGCGATGAACGGCTCGTGCTGGCGCCGAGCGATCTTCAGCGAGATTGGATCGTGAACGCGAAGGCGCTGCACGTGGACGGCTATGATACCGCCGCCGCGACAACCGCAGCCCGGTGGGCTCGCGACGCTGGGATCCCGGTGATCGCGGATCTTGATGAGCTTTATCCGGGTGTGGAAGAGCTGATCCAGAACATCGACTACCTGATCGTGAGCCGTGATTTTCCCTGCCGCCTGATGCAGGAGGACGATGTGGAGCGAGCGCTGCGGCAGATGCAGCGGAAGTTCGGATGCCTGTTGACGGCGGCGACACTTGGGCCGGACGGCGTTGTTGCCTGGGATGGCAAGGAGATCCACAGCACCCCCGCCTACTGCGTGCCGGTCGTCGATACGACTGGTGCCGGAGACATCTTCCACGCCGGCTTCATCTACGGGCTGACGCAGGGGTGGGACCTTGGACGCCAGCTTGACTTCGCCTGCGCCGCCGCGGCGTTGAACTGCATGGCGGTCGGTGCACGCGGTGGCATTCGTTCCGTTGAGGCGGTCGAGGAACTGGTTGGCACAGGGGAACGGTACGGTGCCACTCGCTTCATCTCCAGCGCCGTCTAGGAGGACTGTCCGGGCGCTGTCATTCACGGGCGGTTCGGTCGAACCGGCACCGGCTCCGTAGGCTTGGTGGGCTTCGCCTTCGTCGTGCCGCTCGACGGAACGGGGTTCCTGCCGCCCACGTTGACGAGCAGAACGCCGGAGTGTCGCCCGGGGTTGAGCACGGTCATCACGCACAGATACTCGTTGCCTTTCTGGAAGGCGGCATAGCGGATGTCTCCTGAGGCTGCGCCGAGGCTATCGAGCGTGATGTTGTGATATCCCGTCCCGCCGAGCGCGGAAAGGAGTGGGTCGCGAAGGGCATAGGCAAAGGCCGCGGCGTTGCACTCCGCTTTCGCGCACGTGAAGATCTGCTTATAGCCTTCGCCGGTGAGTTGGGCAGAGATGTTATTGAAGTTCTGAAGCGTCGATACGGTCGGCGGGCCGGAGTAGGCGAGGTAGTCGACGGCACCGGTGGCGGTGACGGTCTTCTCGAATTTGCTGTGATAGAAGCGGCTCAGCGGGACGGCGAATTCGTCGCTATCGATATGCGAAGAGCCCGCGATGATGGATCCTGACGGACGAGTCACGGTAGGCCAATCAGATCCCTGAGGATAGTCGGTGGTCTGGTTCTGAGCCTGGACGGCACAGACGAAGAGGCAGAAAGCGAGGAGCGCGGAGAGCGCCTTGATCTTCATGCTGCGATTGTGTCACAGCCCGATCTACAGCACCATCAACAACTTCCGGAGAGCAGCCGGGGGATGATCACGCCGCCACAGAAGGGCAAGGCGCACCTCGTGCCGAGTGTTCTTGAGAGGAATGAAGGCGACGCCGGGGTGTTCGAGCGTGCGGATCGTCGTCGGCAGGATGGAGATGCCTACGCCTGCGGCGACCATTCCGAGCGCGGTCTGCGCCGTCGTGATCTCCTGAATCAGGTGCGGCCGGAAGCCGGAGTCCTCGCACTCGGCCATGATCGCATCGCGCAGAGTGGTGGCGACCTTGCGGGAGGGAACGACGAAGACCTCCCGGGAGAGTTCGCTGATGTCGAGATCCTCTTTCCGCGCGAGAGGATGGTTCTCGGGCAGAACGGCGAAGAGGGACTCGGCCGGAAGCCGGGAGGTCTCGAACTCTGGTGTCGACTGCGCGTAGCCAATGCCGACATCGATGCTTCCGTCCCGTAGGGCGCGCAACTGCGCTTCCGCACCGATCTCGGTCAGGTGGACGCGGATGTCAGGGTAGCGGTCGCCGAAGTTCTTGACGACCCGGGGTACGACGCGAATTCCCGCTGCGCTGCTGAAGCCAAGCGAGAGATTGCCGGCTTC harbors:
- the cobA gene encoding uroporphyrinogen-III C-methyltransferase — encoded protein: MNGSSDLIARAGTVYLAGAGPGDPSLLTVRALRLLETASTILHDDLVSEEILALANPAAALTSVGKRCGKPRVTQPEIHAMMIAAARAGESVLRLKSGDPLVFGRAGEELEALRAAAVPVEIVPGITSAFSAAAALGTPLTDRAAASRLILATGHHSAAKTDATPIWSGSLPHDSTLALYMPGRHFRALADDLIASGIAADTPVAAISRVSTPHQQTHTTTLADLQDEHVGAAPVLLLIGHAIRIHP
- a CDS encoding precorrin-2 dehydrogenase/sirohydrochlorin ferrochelatase family protein; its protein translation is MDLFPIFLKLSARPCIVIGAGNLAESKIESLRAANAHVTVIAPNARERILAMAEAGEIHYHPREYAQGDLAGNFLVVAATDNPAVNRAVFAEAEQSNILCNAVDDPPFCDFYFPSVVRRGDLQIAISTAGASPALAQRLRKELNAQLPLDLGDWLNDLGNLRREVVQAEPLNEERRLLLHQLAQRDVCGFDGCPSRQMARAHARTNPMPAEPELS
- the pdxH gene encoding pyridoxamine 5'-phosphate oxidase is translated as METVEQASSEHPVRIFEPAEASATDPIALFRQWLDAASKTEPNDPNAMAIATSTLSGHPSVRMVLMKRLDERGFSFYTNAESRKGEELEANPNASLCFHWKTQRRQVRIDGPVEMLSPEDSDEYFHSRSRRSQIGAVASNQSHPLASRQHLEREAEALAARFPEIIPRPDYWRGFVVQPSAIEFWQDGPDRLHDRMLYTRTAGGWTRTRLYP
- a CDS encoding beta-propeller fold lactonase family protein translates to MIRTKLLVAASILLPACMIAQTASKPLLLVANQKDHSLSLIDVATNQQVAAVDVGGVTGHEVAASPDGRTAFVPIYGNSGVGKAGTDGQSIAVIDLASRKIVHTIDFPHGVRPHLPVFDPTGKILYVTTELDQAITAFDPKTYKTLFTIPTTQNESHMFVVSKDGKRAYTANVGPGNVSVLDLVSHKTITVIPISGNTQRISISRDGSMVFTSDQTKPQLAVIDTATNRIKTWIPMPATGYGSASTKDGRFLIIALRDPKQVAIIDLQAMKVVKTLDMPGLPVEVLVRPDGKFAYVSCNKKVAIIDTATMQVSGTIEAGAGADGLSWAE
- a CDS encoding LysR family transcriptional regulator, translated to MIENRHLRYFSVLARTLHMTRAAEQLHVAQPALTQNIQHLEQELGATLIARNGRTLLLTEAGAVFLAEAERSLHQFELAKNAARKVARGEAGNLSLGFSSAAGIRVVPRVVKNFGDRYPDIRVHLTEIGAEAQLRALRDGSIDVGIGYAQSTPEFETSRLPAESLFAVLPENHPLARKEDLDISELSREVFVVPSRKVATTLRDAIMAECEDSGFRPHLIQEITTAQTALGMVAAGVGISILPTTIRTLEHPGVAFIPLKNTRHEVRLALLWRRDHPPAALRKLLMVL
- a CDS encoding carbohydrate kinase family protein translates to MTNLSQVDLVGVGLNATDTVIPLTKYPVVGSKVEYRNATVHPGGQVATTVVACQNWGMKTRYVGKLGDDDAARLHRHEFERLGVDARITTVPGGSSAQSLILVDGEGERTVLCRRDERLVLAPSDLQRDWIVNAKALHVDGYDTAAATTAARWARDAGIPVIADLDELYPGVEELIQNIDYLIVSRDFPCRLMQEDDVERALRQMQRKFGCLLTAATLGPDGVVAWDGKEIHSTPAYCVPVVDTTGAGDIFHAGFIYGLTQGWDLGRQLDFACAAAALNCMAVGARGGIRSVEAVEELVGTGERYGATRFISSAV